Part of the Alteribacter lacisalsi genome, CCCGTGTGTCTTTTATCATTTCTTCTATTTTACTTTCCTCGGTTTGAACTCTGATTGCTTCCTCATCACTTCGAGGGGAACCATGGATGAACAAGATGTTTCCGAGACCTTCAACAGAGAGGCGTTTGGATTCAGGTAATTGTTTCAGGAAGTTGACCTGGTTCTTAGTGAGCTGGTCAGCACACCAGGCGTTCATTTCAGCAACGAAATCCGGGCAACCGTCTTCAGTGCTGTGGCGATGAACGACTTCTCTATCCGCGTTTCCCATTATATAGAAGAAACCTGCTCTATCTTGCATGAGCGTCTCCATCACTTCCCGAGGCTGAGGCCCCCAGACCACATCGCCCCCAACTACAACAACATCCGCATTCTCTTCTCTAATTTCCCTTAGTACAGCTTGAAGGGCAAAGTTATTACCGTGAATGTCGTATATGGCTGCAATCTTCTTAAGGTGGTTCACTCCCACTTTCATAATCTGTAAACGTGCGGGTGAAATTATATAGTTTACTAAATACTAACATAATTATCCAAGTGTTACTTGAGATAAGATTTTAGCCACAGAGAACACTCCATTGTACACAACAATTTACCCTCTGTAAGTAAAACTCCTATTTATTTTCTCTAATATATATTTCTTTAAAAATCTCCAAAAATAAATCGAGAAATTTAACAAAAGCTTATGTGCGGGGTTTATTATAGTCATTGTTGAGCCCGGGGAACCGGACACCAGCAAACGAATTTGTGATGCGTGGGAGAGATTTTCAAAAAAACTTGACTGTTTGAGAAAATAAAAATCCGCTTTTTTAACATAAGCGAACTTCTTCAATATAAAATTTAATACCAGGCCTCGGGGAACCATTCAGCAGCAAACGAACAATGTGAAACAGCGGAAGCCTTTCAATAAAACCTGACCGTTTGAGAAAATAAAAATCCGCTTTTTTAACACAAGCGAACTTCTCCAATATAAAATTTAATAGCAGGCCTCGGGGAACCATTCAGCAGCAAACGAACAATGTGAAACAGCGGAAGACATTCAATAAAACCTGACCCGTTTGAGAAAAAAATCCGAGAATATCACATAGATGAGGACTTGCCTTGTAAAGTAGAGTTACTAGCGTGATGAACCAGCCAGGCAGCAAGCAAACAATGTAAAACAGCGGAAGCTTTTCAATAAAATCTGACCATTTGAGAAAAGGCTGCCGATGATTTTATAAGTATTATCCTATAGCGAAACTTTTTAGGCTGGGGGAACAGGCCGGCTAACGGGAAGAAGTGACATTAGTAGTCGGAATATTGGCAAAACTGTTGAGGCGTTAGAAAAATATATTCTTGATTTTTTAACAAATACGAGAAACACCAACTTAAAATATGATTACCGAGCTTGGCGAAGTATTCGAAAGAGAGGTTACACAATGTACTGCTTACATAATCATCCGGCTGAAAAAGTCCGGACCAATACAGAGAGAAGAATTCAATCAGTTGCCGGCGGGTTCCGCGGAGGCCAGAGAAGTGAGGTGAGAAGCCATGGAAGAGCACATTCATTCACTTAAGAGGCAGCAGCTGGAAAGGTCATTCAGAAAACATGGTGTTTCCTCTGAAGTACTTGACCGATTCTGGAACATGAATAAACAGAGAGGCAGGGATTTAGGATGAGTGACATTTTAGACCGGCTGGGAGTACCAGGCAGACAAACATACCGTGCAGTGATTAAGCGCGATGACGTGGACACTGACATGAATAGCCATCAAGTCAGACTGAATATTGAGTCTGAAGAAAAAGAGTAAAGTATATCACCCTCGCTTCCGGGCAAATATGATGTTAAAACCCGGAGGTGACTCGAATGGAATTCAAAGTACGGAAGGTAACAGTAGTAGAAGAGGATAATGAGCTGGGTGGTAAGTGGATTGAGAGACTGGTAGAAAAGCAGATACTCCATTTGCTTAATCTCCCCATAAAACAGCAGGCGTTACTGACAAGCACACAACTTAAAGAAAAGGATGAGTTCAATGAGATGGATGAAACCAGGTAAGAAACATAAGCTGACCGTATTTTTAAGAAGGGTAAGCAGTGAGCAGCAGAATCTGGCCATGCAGATAGCAGCTGATAAAAAGTATCGTGAGAAACTTCATGAGGAAGATTATGTTGTTCTCAATGAAAAAGGGGTTTCTGCAAACAAACTCCATATTCCGGACCGTGAAAAAATGGTTAAGCTGATTGGCATGATTAAATCAAATCAGGTTGAAAGGCTGTATGTGTACGACAGAACCCGATTGACTCGTAAATTTTTTGAGTACCTTGAACTAATAGACCTGTTCAGGGAGCACAATGTTAAAGTTACGTTTACCACCGAGGATGCGGGTTATATGCCGTTCAATAACGACCTGTTGATTGAAGGATTCAGTGCCATCCTGATTGAGGAAGAAGGACAAGGAATTGCACGACGGTCCAGAGACAGAAACCGTAAGTTTCCCTCAAGGAAATATGGTTTTGAGGTACACAAAGACGACAATGGACATAAGAGTTACACAGCAAAAACGAAGGAAAAAGTAAAACTTCAAGCTCTTTTCTCTGAAGCACAGAAAGTCGAAGGACACAGAGACTACGCGGAACTCCTTATCAATCAGGCCTATTTATTAAAGAAGGGGGCGGAAGATGTGGCGCGCATTTTGTTTGACCCCTTCTACTGCGGTTGTGAAAGGTATGGGGAACACTTCAACCGACTCAGTCATGTCGAGCAGATAGTAACCATTGAAGACTTTCAGAAAGCACACGAAGTGATTGATTCCTTTCAAAGCGTTATTAGAGAAAACCTCGATGCCCGTAAGGACGAAGTCATTCTGAACCCGAAGTGCGGTTACTGCCGGGATGAAATGAAATACAAGCGGAGTAAGGTTGGTGACAGCGGGATATTTTCCTGTTCCTGCAAGAGTAAGAAAGTTGAATTAGAAGTGCAGGATTATAACAGGATGCTTCTCCATAATGCTCAGCAGATGGTGGCATCCTTGCAACTTGGAAAAATTAAGAATAAGGCATACAAGCTTATAGATAAACAGAGAGAGCTACATGAAAACCTGATTCACGAAATCAGCAATACTATCGAAACGCTTCAATATGACATCGCTGCTTTATCACCTGAAGAAGCAATGGCTTCCAGGAACCGTAGAAACAGTGCACTTACAAAGCTGATGGATGCGAAAGACAGACGGAAAGACATTCGGGATGAACTTCTTTTACTCGAGAATCACAAGGTTAACCTTCAATACATTGTTAAGAAAGTGTCCAATCTTGTGAGTAAGGAAGAAGTCGCGTTTATGGTCCCCCATCTCATAAAGGACTGCTACATGTTTCACGAAGTTGCAGAGATGGACTTTTATTACAATGAGTTTCTGGATATTCAGGAGTTGGAAAGGAAGATTCTACATGACAACCAATCAACAGAACAGCAAGGAGCCTAAAAAAATTGGCGTGGCGTGCCTGCGACGTTCCAAGGACTCTTCCCAGGATGATAGTGACTCACTAAAAACGCAGGCACTCGCAATCAAGGACTTTGCTTCCAGGAACGGATTTGAAATTCCGGAAGCATACTTCTTCAGTGACGATGGTGTGAGTGCTTACAAAAAGAAAGCCGGAAAAAGGTCAGGCCTTCAGAAAATGAAAAAAGTAATTCTTGAAAACGAGGTTGACGGCGTCTTCTTCTACGATACTTCAAGAATGGACAGAACAGGGTATTCGTTTGTGACGGAATTTTACAACGATGTTGTTGCCAAAAAGCCGGACATGAAGTTTTATGTCACTACGCAAATAGATGAGTGGAACCCCCATGACTTAAAAGTCAAACTAGAATTGATTGTTGCTAACTCAGATTCGGGTATGAAATCAAGACGGTCAATTGATTTACAGATTACCGACTTGAACAACGGTGTCTATCCCGGTTCCAGAGCACCATTCGGTTACAAACTAATGAAAAAAGACCTGGTACCTACAGAGAAGGCGGAAATTGTGAGGCTCATTTACTTTCTGTTTTCCTGGGGACATGGTGTTGCTACGATTACGAAAGTATTGAATGATGCAGGTATTCCCTCTTCTTCAAACAAGAGATGGAAGGAAAGCTCTGTACACAAAATACTGGACAATGACATTTATAAAGGCGGCGAGTTCAAGTGGTCATTTGAGAAACGACCGGATGAAGACAGCAGGAGAAAAGGCAGCCACCAAGGAATCGTACCCAAAGCACTGAACCGCATCAACAAAGTCATCCTTGAGATGAAAAAGAAGAAATACACAAAGATGGAAACTCCATTTATTTTCAGTAATCTTCTTAAATGCGGGAAGTGTGGGAATCGGCTTAAGCAGCGTAACGGTTCGACGAAAGGCTTCAAGTATCTTTATTACCAGTGCACATCGTGTTCATACAAACTCGAAATGAATCGTGTAAATGAGGTACTTTTAAACAAAGTCGGCAAACAGATGTCGCTATCCTTAAAGCTTAATGAGCACCAGGTGAAGCAGCAACTCCAGAATTACTATGATGAATTAAACAAGAGGAAACAATCTCTGGAACTTGAAATCAAGCGAATTGAGATAAACCAGGAAATCGTCTGCAAGGAAGATAAAACACTTTCCTTCATATATGATGGTGCACTCAATAACCTTGTTGAAAAAGTAAAAGAACTGGAACAGTGCAAAAGTGATATTCAGGCACTGTTACACCCGGAAGAGATTCAATCTTTCGTGACCCTCTTCAGAAACTTGAAACTGAACGAGTTTGCCCGGGCCGAGCAACGGGTTCTCATGTTGACGTTCCTGAGGGACATTGTTGTTACCCGGGTGAATCAGGAAGAGTTTACTGCGGACGTTACTTTTAAGGTGAATCCCGTACAGGCTGTAACGGCTCCAGTTGGATAAACAATCGAAAAGTGCTGAAACCAAATGGACAAAAAATCGAACTTAAAGAATCCGGTTCCGGTTTCTGAGGAATATTTAAGTCCTGAAATCGCCTGAAAGCCTTGAAATCAAAGGCTTTCCTTTCATCACCACTTCGATTTTCTATCCAATATGCCATCCCATAATGGATAAACAATCGAAACTTTATTATTCATAATGGACAAAAAATCGAACTTTTAATCAATACATACATAAGAATTACGGGGGAGAAACAGATGAGAACAGAAACACGATTCAGAGAAAACGGGGACACATTCGAAAGTGTATTTAAGGAACTTGTTGATGTAAAAGTCGATGCCTTTGTTAAAGAGAAAACAAAACAAACGAGAGCGGGGAACGGTATCCATGAGCTATAGAGTAGGAGCATTCGTAAGAGTATCGACAGACAGAGTACAGCAGCTAACATCACTGAAAACACAGGTTAGAATGTTCGAAGACTTTGTGGAAAACAAACCAGACTGGGAAATCCAGAAAATATATCAGGAAACGGAATCCGGGACCAAATACAATAAAGCAATGAAAGAACTTCTTCAGGATATTGAAAACCATGCGATTGATATTATCCTGTTCAAAGATATTTCTCGGTTGGCAAGGAACTGTGAAATTGCCCATAAAGTTATGAACAGAAGTATAGAAAAAGGTATCCAAATTGTCACTATTGATAATACAGTCAACACATTAGAAGGAAAGAGAAAGTCATTTGGCTTTGAGGCAAACAGAGCTCAGGACGCTTCTGAAGAAACAAGCGAGAAGATAAAGAATGCGTATCAGACCCGAATGAAAATGGGGATATACATGAGTTCCACACCTCCCTTCGGCTATCGGCTGGAAAACCAGAAGCTATTCGTAAAAAATGACTTCTCGACTGAAGTGGTTAAACGTATCTTTGATGACTATCTTAATGGAAAAAGTCCAGCCGGCATTGCAAAGGAGTTAACATCCGAGAGCGTTCCCACACCTGCACAGGTGAATAATAGAAGCAATGCCACAATGGAATGGAAAGACACGACCGTCAGGGGCATCCTGAAAAATAAACATTATATGGGTGTTCAGATTCAAGGGCAGACCACTTCCATTAGTATTACAACAAAGAAAAGAAGACAGGTTCCTGAAAGCGAACAATTCATTAAAGAAAATGCCCATGAAGCTATTATCTCGAAAGAGGTATTCGCTAAAGTTCAGGAACGGATGAAGAAAAGGAAGAGAAATACAACGCCACCGAGGAAGAGAATGTTCAGCCGGATTGCCAAATGTGCTGATTGTGGTGGAGCAATGTGGTACCGTGAGAACAGGAAAGGGTATGTGTGCGGGACGTATTCCAAAAGAGGCAGGGAGTACTGTTCTTCACACAAAGTCAAAGAAGAAGAGCTTGTAGCTGCTATCAAAGCCCATTTTCACACATACACTTCTGCATTGGATAAAATCACTATCAAAAAGAATCTAATAGTGAAAGTACAAAGTGCCAGCTCCCAGACTGAAAAAGACATCCATAAGATGAAAGAAAAGATTGAAGTTATCCAGAAACGTATGGTTAAGTTTGCTACATTGCTGGCAGATGGGGTGCTGGACAGTGTAACTTTCCAAGCCGCGAATGCTAAAGCCAAAGAGGAAGTCTCCGCTCTTGAAGAAGAACTTGAGCGTCTCGAAAACTGTCAAACAGAGCATAAAATCGACTTGCATGATATCAAAGAAGATTTTATCGGTTTTCTTTTCTCAGGTGCTAACGCTACGGATATCGTACACCGGATTGTGGACGAAGTTGTAGTTAAAGAAGATGGCACCCCGGTAATTCACTTCAGGTTCTCGGAACCGGAACAAAATAAAGCATCCTAAAACACGGGCTGAAGCTCGTGTTTTTGTTTTGACTGATAAGGTCTTCGTTTATCACAGGATGATTATTAGGTCGAATAGGTGCACCGGATTCTGGATATTTATGTTAATATAGTTAAGGATACAGTAGACTATGCCCAATGATGTACTTAAACTATTGGATAGGTTAGTTATAGAGTATTTTAAAAATTATTAAAATTATAAATAATTTAAAACAAAGGGGAGATTGAGAAGTGATAAAAGAAAAAATTACTCAAATTAAATCCTATTTAAAAACGCTACCTAAGAGCCAACAAGTTGCCGAGGATTTAGACTATTTTACTTTTCTAGCCACATTAATTCCTGTTCCTGGATACCAGCAAGCTGCTCTATTAGTTAATAAGTTAGTTGCAAATCATAACTTAAACCTATTAATAACCGAATTAAGGGATAGTATTTATCAAACTAATACACGCATATCTACTATTGAGAATGATATAGAAAAAATTCAATCAATGGCGACTACCGTTTCCGCTGTATCATCCCTAGATGAAAAAATAAATTTAATTATTGAACAAGCTCAACAAGAATTACCTTCTGAATTTATTGTTGAAACAGAAAATTGGAGTACACAAACAATAATTAATCAAATTATCAATGCAGATTTTACATCAGTTTCAGCTAATAATAACAGCCATAATCGCATAGAAAACGTTGAAATTAACTCTCGACGTACTCATTTACGTGCTACAAACCATTCATCAAATTATTTACAAGGTACTGATTTTAAAGATACTACAGGTACTGTTGGAGTGAATGGAATAACGCAAAAAGGAAACATTCAAATTACAGGCAACTCCATAGGCTTTGGTGAAGGTGGTACATTAATTTTTGGAAATCCCAATGAAGTAAATGGAAAATGTTCTAAATGTAATTATCACATTGTAGCCGATAAAACTGTACTACAACGCTATTCGAGCATTCAATGTCCACAATGTAAAAATATACTTCCTTTTAAATTAAACTAATTCCTATAAACTTTTTGGTGACCATCGTGAACAAATCTACCTAAACAAGTAGTTCAATAACAATGTATGAAAACCGGCTCGCTTCATTTGGAACCGAGCCGGTCTTTTGACGTATTGTTGTCCAATACCAGAGAGTGAAATTATTCAACTGTAACCTTCATTAGGGGCAGGGAACGGCCCGGGAAAACAGTTGATTGAATCGTTCCCACTTTATCCGCTCCCATTTTTGAATAGAATCCTTCTGCATAGGGCTCACTGTCGAGATAAAATTCACTCAAGCCGATGTCTTTAGCGTTCGTTAGTACATCCCGCCAAATGACTCTTCCTACACCTTTGCCTATATAGTCAGGGTCAATGAATAATGACTCCAACTTGCTTGCTTC contains:
- a CDS encoding metallophosphoesterase family protein — protein: MNHLKKIAAIYDIHGNNFALQAVLREIREENADVVVVGGDVVWGPQPREVMETLMQDRAGFFYIMGNADREVVHRHSTEDGCPDFVAEMNAWCADQLTKNQVNFLKQLPESKRLSVEGLGNILFIHGSPRSDEEAIRVQTEESKIEEMIKDTREDIIVCGHTHIQFDRSVAGKRIVNAGSVGLQSKANGACWPLSDESFF
- a CDS encoding recombinase family protein; its protein translation is MRWMKPGKKHKLTVFLRRVSSEQQNLAMQIAADKKYREKLHEEDYVVLNEKGVSANKLHIPDREKMVKLIGMIKSNQVERLYVYDRTRLTRKFFEYLELIDLFREHNVKVTFTTEDAGYMPFNNDLLIEGFSAILIEEEGQGIARRSRDRNRKFPSRKYGFEVHKDDNGHKSYTAKTKEKVKLQALFSEAQKVEGHRDYAELLINQAYLLKKGAEDVARILFDPFYCGCERYGEHFNRLSHVEQIVTIEDFQKAHEVIDSFQSVIRENLDARKDEVILNPKCGYCRDEMKYKRSKVGDSGIFSCSCKSKKVELEVQDYNRMLLHNAQQMVASLQLGKIKNKAYKLIDKQRELHENLIHEISNTIETLQYDIAALSPEEAMASRNRRNSALTKLMDAKDRRKDIRDELLLLENHKVNLQYIVKKVSNLVSKEEVAFMVPHLIKDCYMFHEVAEMDFYYNEFLDIQELERKILHDNQSTEQQGA
- a CDS encoding recombinase family protein — translated: MTTNQQNSKEPKKIGVACLRRSKDSSQDDSDSLKTQALAIKDFASRNGFEIPEAYFFSDDGVSAYKKKAGKRSGLQKMKKVILENEVDGVFFYDTSRMDRTGYSFVTEFYNDVVAKKPDMKFYVTTQIDEWNPHDLKVKLELIVANSDSGMKSRRSIDLQITDLNNGVYPGSRAPFGYKLMKKDLVPTEKAEIVRLIYFLFSWGHGVATITKVLNDAGIPSSSNKRWKESSVHKILDNDIYKGGEFKWSFEKRPDEDSRRKGSHQGIVPKALNRINKVILEMKKKKYTKMETPFIFSNLLKCGKCGNRLKQRNGSTKGFKYLYYQCTSCSYKLEMNRVNEVLLNKVGKQMSLSLKLNEHQVKQQLQNYYDELNKRKQSLELEIKRIEINQEIVCKEDKTLSFIYDGALNNLVEKVKELEQCKSDIQALLHPEEIQSFVTLFRNLKLNEFARAEQRVLMLTFLRDIVVTRVNQEEFTADVTFKVNPVQAVTAPVG
- a CDS encoding recombinase family protein codes for the protein MSYRVGAFVRVSTDRVQQLTSLKTQVRMFEDFVENKPDWEIQKIYQETESGTKYNKAMKELLQDIENHAIDIILFKDISRLARNCEIAHKVMNRSIEKGIQIVTIDNTVNTLEGKRKSFGFEANRAQDASEETSEKIKNAYQTRMKMGIYMSSTPPFGYRLENQKLFVKNDFSTEVVKRIFDDYLNGKSPAGIAKELTSESVPTPAQVNNRSNATMEWKDTTVRGILKNKHYMGVQIQGQTTSISITTKKRRQVPESEQFIKENAHEAIISKEVFAKVQERMKKRKRNTTPPRKRMFSRIAKCADCGGAMWYRENRKGYVCGTYSKRGREYCSSHKVKEEELVAAIKAHFHTYTSALDKITIKKNLIVKVQSASSQTEKDIHKMKEKIEVIQKRMVKFATLLADGVLDSVTFQAANAKAKEEVSALEEELERLENCQTEHKIDLHDIKEDFIGFLFSGANATDIVHRIVDEVVVKEDGTPVIHFRFSEPEQNKAS
- a CDS encoding GNAT family N-acetyltransferase; protein product: MSILLNTRKAEKRDSRFLSSLAYKSKAYWGYSEEFLDKCKEDPTVTEEDIEENPVFVVESDGSIVAFYSFTLNEASKLESLFIDPDYIGKGVGRVIWRDVLTNAKDIGLSEFYLDSEPYAEGFYSKMGADKVGTIQSTVFPGRSLPLMKVTVE